In Bacillus sp. DX3.1, the following proteins share a genomic window:
- a CDS encoding glycosyltransferase, which yields MKKSILFIMNNLNCGGAEKALISLLEVLDYSKYKVDLFLFKHEGIFINKLPKEVTVLPEPIKYKYFDMPIKRSLTELMKKGDFKTVFSRGILGYLAKTETNGAIIEQKIWKYMSNSINEINKLYDVAIGFQEKNPIYFCVDKVKAKKKIGWIHTDYNKLGIDYSKEKFYFGKLDHIVTVSEELVNILKENFPEHGKKIGCIHNIVSSRMIKKMSLEKVDFKEENDRSISLISVGRLAKEKGLDISLEAFNILVKKGYDLKWYLIGEGNVREELERSIKEEKLEKRVKLLGIKENPYPYIKQADIYIQTSRYEGKSISIDEAKILAKPILITNFETANNHIRHNINGVIAEMTPKSVADHLELLIEDEKLRSKFIDNLKKEELGTEDEVDHLYNLINSEKYINTN from the coding sequence ATGAAAAAAAGTATATTATTTATAATGAATAATCTAAATTGTGGTGGGGCTGAAAAAGCCCTAATTTCTTTATTGGAAGTTCTAGATTATTCTAAATACAAAGTGGATTTATTTTTATTTAAGCATGAAGGAATATTTATAAATAAGTTACCAAAAGAAGTTACTGTATTACCGGAACCGATAAAATACAAATATTTTGATATGCCTATAAAAAGGTCTTTAACGGAATTAATGAAAAAAGGAGATTTTAAAACGGTATTTTCTAGAGGAATATTAGGGTATCTGGCTAAAACAGAAACGAATGGAGCTATAATTGAACAAAAAATATGGAAATACATGTCAAATTCGATAAACGAAATCAATAAGTTATATGACGTAGCTATCGGATTTCAAGAAAAAAATCCGATATATTTCTGTGTAGATAAGGTAAAAGCGAAAAAAAAGATTGGATGGATACACACGGATTACAATAAATTAGGGATTGATTATAGTAAAGAAAAATTTTATTTTGGGAAATTAGATCATATAGTTACTGTATCAGAAGAGTTAGTTAATATTTTAAAGGAGAATTTCCCGGAACATGGAAAGAAAATTGGATGTATACACAATATAGTTTCTTCAAGAATGATAAAGAAAATGTCATTAGAGAAAGTTGACTTTAAAGAAGAGAACGATAGAAGTATATCATTAATTTCTGTAGGAAGATTGGCTAAAGAAAAGGGATTAGATATTTCCTTAGAAGCATTCAATATACTTGTAAAAAAAGGGTACGATCTGAAATGGTATTTGATTGGAGAAGGCAACGTAAGAGAAGAACTTGAAAGAAGTATAAAGGAAGAAAAACTAGAAAAAAGAGTAAAATTATTAGGCATAAAAGAAAATCCATATCCATACATAAAGCAGGCAGACATATATATACAAACATCCAGATATGAAGGTAAATCTATTTCTATAGATGAGGCAAAAATACTGGCAAAACCAATATTAATTACTAATTTTGAAACAGCTAATAATCATATAAGGCATAATATCAATGGAGTAATTGCAGAGATGACTCCCAAGTCAGTGGCGGATCATCTTGAGCTATTAATAGAAGACGAAAAATTAAGAAGTAAGTTTATTGATAACCTCAAGAAAGAGGAATTGGGGACAGAGGATGAAGTCGATCATTTGTATAATTTAATAAATAGTGAAAAATATATAAATACAAATTAA
- a CDS encoding glycosyltransferase, which produces MKKNLLFVMPSLSAGGGEKSLVNLLSQIDYQLYNVDLFLFNHEGIFMEFVPKEVQILPIPETYKTFTLPLFKSVKEFLLKGEISLAYNRCMFTMKNRKMTNTSIREQYNWKYIAKSLNEIGKQYDATIGFLEKTATYFCVDKVKAHKKIGWVHIDYNKLGMDSNFDALYFRKLNNIVTVSEECANILKNRFPNQKDEVSVIYNIVSPTMIHKMANQENKDVYVKKDNEIIILSVGRLHYQKGFEMAIESCKKLIDKGYKIKWNIIGEGEEREQLTNLIKANKLENNFKLLGLKSNPYPYIKQADIYAQTSKFEGKSIAIDEAKILNKPILVTDFSTAKDQIDNEINGLIVDMKPEAIAEGIERLIKDTELKGKLVSNLSKEKLGTEEEIYKLYDIL; this is translated from the coding sequence ATGAAAAAAAATTTATTATTTGTTATGCCTAGTCTGTCTGCTGGTGGTGGAGAAAAGAGTCTAGTAAACTTACTATCTCAAATAGATTATCAGTTATATAACGTAGATTTATTTTTGTTTAACCATGAAGGTATATTTATGGAATTTGTGCCAAAAGAGGTACAAATTCTACCTATACCAGAAACATATAAGACGTTTACCTTACCTTTGTTTAAATCGGTCAAAGAATTTTTATTAAAGGGAGAAATATCGCTAGCCTATAATAGGTGTATGTTCACTATGAAGAATAGAAAAATGACAAATACATCGATAAGGGAACAATACAACTGGAAATATATTGCTAAGTCTTTAAATGAAATAGGGAAACAGTATGATGCTACTATAGGATTCTTAGAAAAAACCGCTACATATTTTTGCGTAGATAAAGTGAAAGCACATAAAAAAATAGGATGGGTACACATTGACTATAATAAATTAGGGATGGATTCGAACTTTGATGCTTTGTACTTCAGAAAGCTAAACAACATAGTTACAGTATCGGAAGAGTGTGCTAATATCCTAAAAAACAGATTTCCTAATCAAAAAGATGAGGTAAGTGTTATTTATAATATCGTATCACCGACAATGATACATAAAATGGCTAACCAGGAAAATAAGGATGTTTATGTTAAGAAAGATAATGAAATTATTATACTTTCAGTAGGTAGGCTGCACTATCAAAAAGGCTTTGAAATGGCTATAGAATCCTGTAAGAAACTAATAGATAAAGGGTACAAAATAAAGTGGAATATTATAGGTGAGGGAGAAGAAAGAGAACAACTGACCAATTTGATAAAAGCAAATAAATTAGAAAACAATTTCAAATTGTTAGGATTAAAATCTAATCCTTACCCGTATATAAAACAAGCAGATATTTATGCACAAACATCTAAATTTGAAGGGAAATCTATAGCAATTGATGAGGCGAAAATATTGAATAAGCCTATACTTGTTACTGATTTTAGTACTGCGAAAGATCAAATCGACAATGAAATAAATGGATTAATTGTAGATATGAAACCAGAGGCTATTGCAGAAGGAATTGAGAGACTTATAAAAGATACAGAATTAAAGGGGAAATTAGTAAGTAACCTTTCGAAAGAGAAATTAGGAACGGAAGAAGAAATATATAAGTTATATGACATTCTATAA
- a CDS encoding polysaccharide pyruvyl transferase family protein — MKIMMFAHGGSLNRGCEAIVRSSTNIIKEKVDEAKIYLASSKPETDKIITQLDGIYDGSNSSIAKYSYDWWMALLKVKLFNDESYAIAKMEDNIIKHIKNMDVCLSIGGDNYCYGEQPALYEINKRVKAQGKKLVLWGCSIGEEDMSERKLEDLKQFDLILARETLTYSMLKNKGLNNVKLCADPAFTMEKEELELPKGWQQGNTVGLNFSPLVWNKNKDSQVAVKDLIHHILDTTDSTIALTPHVIQDGNDDYEVLYKYYEEFKNTGRVIILPNNLNATQYKGYIARMRFFIGARTHATIAAYSNCVPTMVLGYSIKSKGIAKDLFGEEKLVLNIEEISNSNKLKAKFDEMVREEDQLRRKLEQSIPNTKRMSYKSVEYLQELAK, encoded by the coding sequence ATGAAAATTATGATGTTTGCCCACGGTGGCAGTCTTAATAGGGGATGTGAGGCCATTGTTCGTTCTTCTACTAATATCATAAAAGAAAAGGTAGATGAAGCAAAGATATATTTGGCATCAAGTAAGCCGGAAACAGATAAGATTATAACACAGTTAGATGGAATATATGATGGTTCTAACAGTAGTATAGCGAAGTACTCATATGATTGGTGGATGGCTTTACTTAAAGTAAAACTGTTTAATGATGAATCATATGCAATAGCTAAAATGGAAGATAATATAATTAAACACATAAAGAATATGGATGTATGCTTATCTATAGGTGGAGATAATTATTGTTACGGAGAGCAGCCCGCATTGTATGAAATAAATAAAAGAGTAAAAGCACAAGGAAAGAAGTTAGTGTTATGGGGATGTTCTATAGGTGAAGAGGACATGTCAGAGAGAAAGTTAGAGGACTTAAAACAATTTGATTTAATATTAGCTCGTGAAACCCTTACCTATAGTATGTTGAAAAATAAGGGACTTAATAATGTTAAATTATGCGCGGATCCTGCATTTACTATGGAAAAAGAAGAATTGGAATTACCTAAAGGGTGGCAACAAGGGAATACAGTAGGTCTTAACTTTAGTCCACTTGTATGGAATAAAAATAAAGATTCCCAAGTTGCAGTAAAGGATTTAATTCACCATATATTAGATACTACCGATTCAACAATTGCTCTCACACCTCATGTTATACAGGATGGAAATGACGATTATGAAGTTCTGTATAAGTATTACGAAGAATTCAAAAATACAGGTAGAGTAATTATATTACCAAACAATTTAAATGCAACGCAATATAAGGGGTATATAGCTAGGATGCGATTCTTTATAGGGGCTAGAACACATGCAACGATAGCGGCTTATTCAAATTGTGTTCCAACTATGGTATTGGGATACAGTATAAAGTCGAAGGGAATAGCTAAAGACCTATTTGGAGAAGAGAAATTAGTTTTAAATATAGAAGAAATATCTAATAGTAATAAATTAAAAGCTAAATTCGATGAGATGGTAAGGGAAGAGGATCAGTTGAGAAGAAAACTAGAGCAATCCATACCTAATACAAAAAGAATGTCATATAAATCGGTAGAATATCTACAGGAATTAGCTAAGTAA
- a CDS encoding glycosyltransferase, translated as MNQKVSVIIPVYNAGKYITQCIESLLNQTLQECEFIFINDGSTDNSREIIDGYKQVDDRITLINQENQGVSIARNMGLHLAAGEYVGFVDADDCIERDMYETLYNSVKQSNCDVVISNFKGETEGHKVITKYPFPIDIVLEKDYIEQEILPYFLKADNLNTVVNKIYTNNLIKENNVKFPSGIALGEDGMFNVEFFSIATRMKYIDYVGYHYREVAGSATRNISEKDYFQRAVEIYTMELPQIYTDKIDRVRICELKSIKFINSVMSYIHIYFTPSKDVSFSRRYRYVKNMIRNKYVREALPIYYSAIYSKLGRYEQFIIDSIKRKSTVGLYCATAYSRFRNK; from the coding sequence ATGAACCAAAAAGTAAGTGTAATAATACCAGTTTATAATGCAGGAAAATATATCACTCAGTGCATAGAGTCGCTTTTAAATCAGACACTCCAAGAGTGTGAGTTTATATTTATTAATGATGGTTCGACAGACAATAGCAGAGAAATCATTGATGGATATAAACAAGTAGATGATAGGATAACACTTATAAATCAAGAAAATCAAGGTGTAAGTATTGCAAGAAATATGGGCTTACATTTAGCTGCTGGAGAATATGTCGGATTTGTTGATGCTGATGATTGTATAGAAAGGGATATGTATGAAACGCTATATAACTCAGTAAAACAAAGTAATTGTGATGTAGTTATATCAAATTTTAAGGGCGAGACAGAAGGGCATAAGGTAATTACAAAATATCCATTCCCTATAGATATTGTTCTTGAAAAAGATTATATAGAGCAAGAGATATTACCTTATTTCCTTAAGGCAGATAATTTAAATACTGTTGTGAATAAGATCTATACAAATAATTTAATCAAAGAAAATAACGTTAAATTCCCAAGCGGGATTGCATTGGGGGAAGATGGAATGTTTAACGTTGAATTCTTTAGTATTGCAACTCGTATGAAATATATAGATTATGTAGGTTACCATTATCGGGAGGTAGCTGGTAGTGCTACTAGAAACATATCGGAAAAAGATTATTTTCAGAGAGCTGTAGAAATATATACTATGGAATTACCCCAAATATATACTGATAAGATTGATAGAGTAAGAATATGTGAATTAAAGTCAATAAAGTTTATTAATAGTGTAATGTCCTATATCCATATTTATTTTACACCATCTAAAGATGTAAGTTTCAGTAGGCGTTATAGATATGTGAAAAATATGATACGAAATAAATATGTTAGAGAAGCATTGCCTATATACTATAGTGCAATTTACAGCAAGCTAGGAAGATATGAGCAGTTTATAATAGATTCGATAAAGAGAAAATCAACTGTTGGACTGTATTGCGCTACTGCTTATAGTAGATTCAGAAATAAATAA
- a CDS encoding glycosyltransferase yields MKKNVLISIYDMEIGGIERSLINMLESFDYDTYNVDLLIFNHTGDFINLVPNKVNVLPQIGGYTVFRKSIMQCIREGYFGAVITRIISKYMAGRISKKRRLKEGSGYIQMQFVSKYAAYFLPKQKKKYDFAISYAWPHDALADNVSADKKIAWIHTDYSTLEIDNKIDFAMWNKFDYIASISDECTRAFLTVYPSLKDKILQIENITSPKFIRKMAEDNVSFNKKGNGTFNILSVGRLSYAKGFDVAIKALKALHNKGLNNIKWYVIGYGSDESILKELITEQQLEDSFILLGKQTNPYPYMKLCDLYVQSSRYEGKAVTVTEAKILEKPILITNYPTAASQLDDGIEGVICDSSVEGLVEGIENLYRDDELRKTLINNLRDRDYSNNAELNKLYKIIPH; encoded by the coding sequence ATGAAAAAAAATGTTTTAATCTCTATCTACGATATGGAAATTGGTGGAATAGAAAGAAGTTTAATTAATATGCTGGAAAGTTTCGACTATGATACATACAACGTAGATTTATTGATATTTAATCATACCGGAGATTTCATAAATCTAGTACCTAATAAAGTTAACGTATTGCCACAGATAGGTGGATATACCGTCTTTAGGAAGTCAATTATGCAATGCATACGTGAAGGATATTTTGGGGCAGTAATCACAAGAATAATAAGTAAGTATATGGCAGGGAGAATATCAAAAAAGAGACGTTTAAAAGAAGGTTCGGGATATATTCAGATGCAGTTTGTGTCAAAGTATGCAGCATATTTTTTGCCCAAACAGAAAAAGAAGTATGACTTTGCAATTAGTTACGCATGGCCACACGATGCTTTAGCTGATAATGTAAGTGCTGATAAGAAGATAGCTTGGATTCATACGGACTATAGCACACTAGAAATTGATAATAAAATTGATTTTGCTATGTGGAATAAGTTTGATTACATAGCATCTATATCAGATGAATGCACAAGGGCATTCTTGACTGTATATCCATCGCTAAAAGATAAAATTTTACAAATAGAAAACATTACTTCGCCCAAATTTATTCGGAAGATGGCTGAAGATAATGTAAGTTTTAATAAAAAAGGTAACGGCACTTTTAATATTTTATCGGTTGGAAGGTTGTCATATGCTAAAGGGTTTGATGTTGCTATAAAAGCTCTTAAAGCATTACATAATAAAGGGTTAAATAATATAAAATGGTATGTGATAGGATACGGATCAGATGAATCTATCCTTAAGGAACTGATAACGGAACAACAGTTAGAAGACAGTTTTATACTATTAGGCAAACAAACTAACCCATATCCGTATATGAAGTTATGTGATTTATACGTTCAGTCGTCCAGATATGAGGGAAAGGCAGTTACGGTTACGGAAGCTAAAATCCTTGAAAAGCCTATATTGATAACTAATTATCCTACTGCAGCCAGCCAATTAGATGATGGAATTGAGGGCGTTATATGTGATTCAAGTGTAGAGGGGTTAGTCGAAGGTATAGAAAACTTATATAGAGACGATGAGCTAAGGAAAACATTAATCAATAATTTGCGAGATAGAGATTACAGCAATAACGCTGAGTTGAATAAGCTATATAAAATTATCCCGCATTAA